A single window of Gossypium arboreum isolate Shixiya-1 chromosome 13, ASM2569848v2, whole genome shotgun sequence DNA harbors:
- the LOC108463691 gene encoding LOW QUALITY PROTEIN: pleiotropic drug resistance protein 3-like (The sequence of the model RefSeq protein was modified relative to this genomic sequence to represent the inferred CDS: inserted 3 bases in 3 codons) translates to MISVSAKLMGSKSHQANICLISDINGIIKTGRMTLLLGPPGCGKTSLLKALSGNLDQSLQLTGEVSYNGYKLEEFVPQKTCAYVSQNDFHISEMTVRETLDFSSHCQGVGSRAEMMMVVSKREAEAGIVPDPVIDAYIKATSVKGLEATLQTDYILKILGLDMCAETFVGDALRRGISGGQKKRLSTGEIVVGPIKTLFLDEITNGLDSSTAFQIVACLQQLVHMMDATLLVSLLQPAPETFDLFDDIILMAEGKILYHGPRYHILDFFKNCGFRCPPRKAVVDFLQEVVSKQDQAQYWYNTELPYSYFSVDVFSRKFKASSLGKKIDEDLLEPYDKSQCHKDALSFTKYSVSKWEIFRACMSRELLLFRRNSIFYVFKITQLVIIACVTMTVFYKTRMDIDIVHANYYLAALFYTLMILVVDELPEVYMTISRLQVFYKQKMLCFYPAWAYAIPAVIVKLPMPFLQSLIWISITYFVMGYTPEVSRFFRQFVTFVAVQLAGISLFRFVASVFQNFHSAVAASGLIIFLHYLFCGFVIPRPSWPGWMKWLFWVSPMSYAEIALSGKELLAPRWQQMLTLRTTIGQATLESRGLNFDQASFWIAIAALFGFTMVQNIGFTLDLGFLKAPGWSRVIISREKLSKRQKEDSTGGEDMENGSSHINSNGKKPASRMVLPFEPLTLTFQDVQYYIDTPLEMRKKGYTERKLQLISNVTGTLRPGILTALMGTSGAGKTTLLDVLAGRKTIGCIQGEIKVGGYRKVQETFARISVYCEQNDIHSPQITVEESLIFSASLRLPSHIDSKTKAEFVKEVLEIVELNDVKDALVGIPGLSGLSTAQRKRLTIAVELAANPSVIFMDEPTTSLDARAAXIVMRAVRNVADTGRTIICTIHQPSIDIFETFDELILLKTGGXFIYFGPLGEHSCKVIQYLEGIPGMPKIKDNINPATWMLEVTSPFVEAELGADFLEIYKKSTLYENNKELVRQLSDPPPGSRDLHFQTKFSQSCWGQFNSCLWKLHLAYWRSPSYNLTRLLQTVILSLALGLVFWNQGQKINNQQNVFNVFGSMYAALLFLGMNSSSSVQPFVATERVVMYREIFAGMYSSWAYALAQVTIEVPYLFIQALVFEAITYPMIGYYGSPYKXLVFVSLTPEVTIAGALSSAFYPLLNLFSGFLIPQPQIPKWWVWLYYLMPSSWTLNCLLTSQYGDVNDEIMVFGEAKTVASLLENYFGFHHDRLPITAILLASYSLIFATLFAFFLSRLNFERR, encoded by the exons ATGATTtctgtat CAGCCAAACTGATGGGTTCAAAATCACACCAAGCTAACATATGCCTTATTAGTGATATCAATGGCATCATAAAAACCGGAAG GATGACTCTACTACTTGGTCCTCCAGGATGTGGGAAGACCTCCTTGTTGAAGGCACTTTCTGGAAATCTAGACCAATCGCTTCAG CTCACAGGGGAAGTTTCATATAACGGATACAAACTGGAAGAGTTCGTGCCCCAGAAAACTTGTGCATATGTAAGTCAAAATGACTTTCACATTTCTGAGATGACAGTGAGGGAAACACTTGATTTCTCATCCCATTGTCAGGGTGTAGGAAGCCGTGCAG AGATGATGATGGTAGTCAGTAAAAGAGAGGCAGAGGCAGGAATTGTCCCCGATCCAGTAATTGATGCTTATATTAAG GCAACATCTGTCAAAGGGCTAGAGGCAACACTTCAAACTGACTACATattaaaa ATCCTTGGACTCGATATGTGCGCTGAAACATTTGTTGGTGATGCCTTAAGAAGAGGTATCTCTGGTGGCCAGAAGAAAAGATTGAGTACAG GGGAAATCGTTGTAGGTCCCATAAAAACTTTGTTTCTGGATGAAATAACAAATGGACTTGACAGTTCCACTGCCTTTCAGATTGTTGCTTGTCTTCAGCAGCTTGTACACATGATGGATGCTACTCTGTTAGTTTCACTGCTACAGCCCGCACCAGAAACTTTTGATCTCTTCGATGATATTATCTTGATGGCAGAAGGGAAAATTTTGTATCACGGACCACGCTATCACATTCTAGACTTTTTCAAGAACTGTGGGTTTAGATGTCCTCCACGGAAAGCGGTTGTGGACTTCCTTCAGG AGGTTGTAAGCAAGCAAGATCAAGCACAATACTGGTATAACACTGAGCTTCCCTACTCATACTTTTCAGTTGATGTGTTCTCCAGGAAATTTAAGGCATCCTCCTTGGGGAAGAAGATAGATGAGGATCTCTTAGAACCGTACGACAAATCCCAATGCCATAAAGATGCCCTTTCCTTTACTAAGTATTCTGTTTCTAAATGGGAAATCTTTAGAGCTTGCATGTCAAGGGAGCTTCTTCTTTTCAGAAGGAACTCAATTTTTTACGTATTCAAAATAACTCAG CTTGTAATCATAGCATGCGTCACAATGACAGTATTTTATAAGACACGGATGGATATCGATATTGTTCATGCAAATTACTACCTGGCTGCGCTGTTTTACACGCTCATGATACTTGTGGTGGATGAGCTTCCGGAGGTGTACATGACAATTTCAAGACTTCAAGTTTTCTACAAGCAGAAAATGTTATGCTTTTACCCAGCTTGGGCTTATGCAATTCCAGCAGTCATTGTAAAGCTTCCCATGCCTTTTTTGCAATCCCTGATTTGGATATCTATCACTTATTTCGTGATGGGATACACTCCTGAGGTTTCAAG GTTTTTCCGCCAGTTTGTGACATTTGTTGCTGTGCAATTAGCAGGAATATCCTTGTTCCGATTCGTGGCCTCCGTCTTCCAGAATTTTCATTCTGCTGTGGCAGCTTCTGGCCTCATTATCTTTTTACACTATTTATTCTGTGGCTTTGTAATCCCACGGC CATCCTGGCCAGGTTGGATGAAGTGGCTTTTTTGGGTTTCTCCTATGTCATATGCAGAGATAGCACTTTCTGGAAAAGAACTACTTGCACCACGATGGCAACAG ATGCTGACCTTGCGCACTACAATAGGACAAGCAACATTAGAGAGTCGTGGACTAAACTTCGATCAAGCTTCTTTCTGGATAGCAATAGCTGCCTTGTTTGGTTTTACTATGGTTCAAAACATAGGGTTCACCTTAGACTTAGGTTTCTTGAAGG CTCCTGGATGGTCTCGTGTTATTATTTCACGTGAAAAGCTTTCCAAGAGACAGAAGGAAGATTCCACTGGAGGTGAAGATATGGAGAATGGATCAAGCCATATAAATTCCAATGGTAAGAAACCAGCTA GCAGGATGGTATTACCTTTCGAACCACTGACATTAACTTTTCAGGATGTGCAATACTATATCGACACTCCTTTG GAAATGAGAAAAAAAGGATACACTGAGAGAAAGTTGCAACTCATTTCAAATGTTACCGGAACATTAAGGCCTGGTATTCTAACAGCATTGATGGGTACTAGCGGAGCAGGAAAAACCACTCTTCTTGATGTCCTTGCAGGTAGAAAAACTATAGGCTGCATACAAGGAGAAATTAAAGTTGGTGGATACCGTAAGGTTCAAGAAACATTTGCTAGGATATCTGTTTATTGTGAACAAAATGACATTCATTCTCCACAAATCACTGTAGAAGAATCTTTAATTTTTTCGGCTTCATTGCGCCTGCCTTCTCATATTGACTCAAAAACTAAAGCT GAATTTGTTAAAGAAGTTCTTGAAATTGTGGAGCTCAACGATGTCAAGGATGCCTTAGTTGGGATACCTGGTCTTTCTGGTTTATCAACAGCTCAAAGGAAGCGGCTTACAATAGCGGTAGAGCTTGCTGCTAATCCCTCTGTAATTTTCATGGATGAACCTACAACTAGCTTGGATGCAAGAGCTG CCATTGTCATGCGTGCAGTGAGGAATGTAGCTGATACAGGTCGAACAATTATTTGCACAATCCACCAACCAAGCATTGATATATTTGAAACATTTGATGAG TTGATTCTTCTGAAAACTGGTG AGTTTATCTACTTTGGCCCATTAGGTGAACATTCTTGTAAAGTTATACAGTATTTGGAG GGTATCCCCGGGATGCCCAAGATTAAAGACAATATCAATCCAGCAACATGGATGCTAGAGGTAACCTCCCCGTTTGTGGAGGCTGAACTTGGGGCTGATTTTTTGGAAATTTACAAGAAATCTACTTTATATGA GAACAACAAAGAGCTTGTAAGGCAGTTGAGTGACCCACCCCCTGGTTCAAGAGATCTTCATTTTCAAACCAAATTTTCACAAAGTTGCTGGGGCCAGTTTAATTCTTGCCTATGGAAACTACATTTGGCCTATTGGAGAAGTCCTTCATATAACTTGACACGTCTCTTGCAGACTGTTATACTATCTTTGGCTTTGGGCTTAGTATTTTGGAACCAAGGACAAAAAAT AAATAACCAGCAAAATGTGTTCAATGTTTTCGGTTCAATGTATGCTGCTCTGCTGTTTCTGGGTATGAACAGCAGCTCATCTGTCCAACCATTTGTTGCCACAGAGAGGGTTGTTATGTATCGAGAAATATTTGCAGGAATGTACTCTTCTTGGGCTTATGCATTAGCACAG GTGACAATTGAGGTACCCTATCTATTTATCCAAGCTCTTGTGTTTGAGGCTATCACATATCCTATGATTGGCTATTATGGATCACCGTATA CTCTTGTGTTTGTGTCATTGACACCAGAAGTCACAATAGCTGGAGCTTTATCATCTGCCTTCTATCCGCTGCTTAATCTTTTCTCTGGCTTTTTGATTCCTCAACCG CAAATCCCAAAATGGTGGGTGTGGTTGTATTATCTAATGCCTTCATCATGGACATTGAATTGCTTGCTCACTTCACAATATGGAGATGTAAATGATGAGATTATGGTATTCGGTGAAGCCAAGACAGTTGCTTCTTTGCTAGAAAATTATTTTGGGTTTCATCATGACCGCTTACCTATTACAGCAATCCTTCTGGCTTCCTATTCCCTAATCTTTGCAACCCTTTTTGCATTTTTCCTTTCACGTTTAAATTTTGAGAGAAGGTGA